A window of Macrococcus sp. 19Msa1099 genomic DNA:
AACATCACTGATCTTGAGATATCGAAATCTGTAGATGAAGTGTATGTTAAGAAACTCAAATCGGATATACAGAGATTTAAAGTGACAGGCATTCTTCCGAATAAGAAACTACCCCCGACATATCAGGAGAGTGCGTATCTGATTAAAGTAAGCTAAAAAACACTTCTTTATATTGAAGTGTTTTTTATTATGTGATAAATTAGTACCAGATACTAAAACTTGATATAAGTAGGTGCTGTAATGAATGCAGGGATTATAGGGATTGGAACATATGTACCTGAAACGATTATAGATAATCATTATTTTGAAAACTATCTCGAAACAACAGATGAATGGATTGTATCGCGTACAGGCATCAAGGAAAGAAGGTTCGCAGATCAAGACATGGATGTCAGTGATATGGCATATTATGCTGCGCTGCAGGCGATTGAAGATGCAGCGATTAAACCGGAAGACATTGATCTGATTCTTGTTGCAACATCAACAGGAGACCATCACTTTCCATCGGTGGCTTGTCAGCTGCAGCATCGTTTAAAATTGAGCAAAGTGCCGGCAATGGATCAGCTTGCAGCATGTACGGGATTTATTTATTCTCTTATAACGGCACAGCAGTTTATCTTATCAGGAAATTACCGTAATATTCTTGTTGTAGGTGCAGATAAACTTTCGAAAATTACCAATATGGAGGACCGTAATACTGCAGTGCTCTTTGGTGATGGTGCAGGTGCAGTGATTGTCAGTCAGGTCAGTGATAATTATGGTATTCAGGCTTATAACTGGGGAAGTGACGGTAGCGGTGCATTTCATCTCTATGATGATAAAGCATCCGGGTACCTAAAGATGAATGGGCGTGAAGTATTTAAGTTTGCGGTGCGTATTCTTGAAGAACAGTCACAACTTGTTATGGATAAGGCAGGACTTCATGCACAGGATATTGATATGCTGATTCCACATCAGGCGAACACGAGAATCATTGAATCAGCGAGAGAACGCCTCGGACTCTCCGCTTCACAAGTGAGTACAACGCTCGACAAGTATGGTAATACTTCAGCGGCAAGTATTCCATTATCTATTGCATATGAATGTCAAAACGGTAAAATAAAAAATGGAGATCAACTCATATTAACCGGATTTGGTGGTGGACTGACATTCGGCGCAATCGCATTGATATGGGGACAGGAGGAAAAAAGATGAGAAGAGTTGTAATAACAGGTATGGGTGCTTTGACACCTATCGGTAACGATGTACAGACAACATTTAACAATGCATTAAACGGTGTCAATGGTATCGATACGATTACGCGTATTGATACGAGTGATATGAATGTGAAAGTGGCTGGAGAACTGAAAGACTTCAATGTTGAAGACTATATAGATAAGAAAGAAGCCCGTAGAATGGATCGCTTTACACAATATGCGGTTGTCGCAGCAAATGAAGCGCTTAAAGATTCTAAGCTGCAGATTGATGATGACAACAGCGATCGTGTTGGTGTCTGGATTGGTTCTGGAATTGGTGGGATGGAGACATTTGAGCTTGCACATACTGCGATGACAGAAAAGGGACCTAGACGTGTAAGTCCATTCTTCGTACCGATGCTGATACCTGACATGGCAGCAGGGCAAGTATCAATTGCACTCGGTGCTAAAGGGCCGAATGGCTGTACAGTGACAGCATGTGCCACAGGAACAAACTCTATCGGTGATGCCATGCGTATTATACAGTACGGCGACGCAGATGTAATGTTTGCAGGAGGTGCTGAAGCACCGATTACACGTATGAGCTTAGCAGGATTCAGTGCGAATAAAGCATTAAGTACGAACGATGATCCACATACAGCATGCAGACCATTCCAGGAAGGACGCGATGGTTTCATTATGGGTGAAGGCGCAGGTGTCGTTGTCCTGGAAGAACTCGAGCACGCATTAGCACGTGGAGCACATATTTATGCAGAAGTCGTGGGCTACGGGAATAACGGTGATGCCCATCATATTACAGCACCCGCGCCAAACGGTGAAGGTGGCACACGTACGATGAACATGGCACTGAAAGACGCTGGAATAACACCGAGTGATGTGGGATACTTGAACGCCCATGGTACGAGTACACCCATTGGCGATTTATATGAGACGATGGCCATCAAAGCAACATTCGGGGAATCAGCGAAAGATCTACTTGTGTCATCAACTAAATCGATGACAGGGCATCTACTCGGCGCAACAGGCGCTGTTGAGACGATTATTACAGCCCTCGCATTACAGACAGGCCAGATTCCTCCGACGATACATCAAGATACACCTGATGCGGAACTTGATCTAAATTATGTTCCGGAGAAAGCAGTGACAAAGGATATCGAATACGCCATGACAAACAGCCTTGGATTCGGTGGACATAATGCAGTACTAGTGTTGAAGAAATATTAATAAAAGCGTATGCAGCAATTGCTGCATACGCTTTTATAATATTAATAATAGAATGCTTAACGTTAGTAACAACGTAGATACAATAATTAATGGTGATGTAATTGGATATTTTTCACTTCTGATTGTAAGTGATTTATGTGAATCACTACTCTCGTCCATAGTAGATTTCACACTTTTAGGGGCCATTATATAATGGAATCTTCGAAATGAAAAGCCGATAATACTAAAGGCACCACCGGAATAAATCAAGAGAAGTAAACCAGCACACAAGCCTGTCATACCTATGATGAATAAAGCATTAATAAATGAAAAATGAAATATAAAAGTTAATAATAAAATAAAAAATAATTCAGTCAAAATTATATAAATAAACTTTTCCATATATTGTCCTCCTCTATATTAAATCTATTATATTAAAAAAATAAATATATCTAAATAATTATAACTATATATTATTATAAAAAAATATACTTAAATATGAGATAACGCGATGAACATTTGTTTATCTCATTATATTATGTTGTTTAAAGCCAGATAATTATTAAAAATCTTAAAATAGATATTGATATTTTGTATACATAAGTTTTATAATATAATTAATCTTCTGAAAATTTAGTTACTTTTAAAATTTAAATAATAATTGTACTACAAATATAGAAAAACAATTAAAAATATGTTGTAACTGTTTGAAAGAAGTATTTTATGGAGGAATGGGAGGCTTTTTCATGTTTAAGTATGCTTTAAAAAGATTATTCTACATGGTAATTACGTTATTTATTGTCGCTACAGCAACTTTCTTTCTTATGAAGTTAATGCCAGGGTCACCTTTTAACGATGAGAAATTATCTGCTGAACAAAAGCAAATTGTAAAAGAAAAATACGGGTTAAATGACCCATTACCAGTACAGTATGGTAACTACATTAAAAATGTTGCAACAGGTGATTTTGGAAATAGTTTCCAATATGATGGGAAAGAAGTATTAGATTTAATAATACCGAGATTGGGACCATCAGCGGAA
This region includes:
- a CDS encoding beta-ketoacyl-ACP synthase III; this encodes MNAGIIGIGTYVPETIIDNHYFENYLETTDEWIVSRTGIKERRFADQDMDVSDMAYYAALQAIEDAAIKPEDIDLILVATSTGDHHFPSVACQLQHRLKLSKVPAMDQLAACTGFIYSLITAQQFILSGNYRNILVVGADKLSKITNMEDRNTAVLFGDGAGAVIVSQVSDNYGIQAYNWGSDGSGAFHLYDDKASGYLKMNGREVFKFAVRILEEQSQLVMDKAGLHAQDIDMLIPHQANTRIIESARERLGLSASQVSTTLDKYGNTSAASIPLSIAYECQNGKIKNGDQLILTGFGGGLTFGAIALIWGQEEKR
- the fabF gene encoding beta-ketoacyl-ACP synthase II, which gives rise to MRRVVITGMGALTPIGNDVQTTFNNALNGVNGIDTITRIDTSDMNVKVAGELKDFNVEDYIDKKEARRMDRFTQYAVVAANEALKDSKLQIDDDNSDRVGVWIGSGIGGMETFELAHTAMTEKGPRRVSPFFVPMLIPDMAAGQVSIALGAKGPNGCTVTACATGTNSIGDAMRIIQYGDADVMFAGGAEAPITRMSLAGFSANKALSTNDDPHTACRPFQEGRDGFIMGEGAGVVVLEELEHALARGAHIYAEVVGYGNNGDAHHITAPAPNGEGGTRTMNMALKDAGITPSDVGYLNAHGTSTPIGDLYETMAIKATFGESAKDLLVSSTKSMTGHLLGATGAVETIITALALQTGQIPPTIHQDTPDAELDLNYVPEKAVTKDIEYAMTNSLGFGGHNAVLVLKKY
- a CDS encoding DUF3899 domain-containing protein, with amino-acid sequence MEKFIYIILTELFFILLLTFIFHFSFINALFIIGMTGLCAGLLLLIYSGGAFSIIGFSFRRFHYIMAPKSVKSTMDESSDSHKSLTIRSEKYPITSPLIIVSTLLLTLSILLLIL